TCAATCGAGGTTGTCACGACCCTGATCGCGGCCTCGCTGGTTTCCCCGGAAGCAGCCAACGAGGCCAGGGCCAGCCGTGAATGGTCGTCGATGAGTTGGAAGATCGTGACCTTCGTCCCGCACGCCAGCACCCACTCGGTGGCGTCAATCTGCCAGCACGCATTCGGCTGCGGATAGACGAACCGGATATAGGCGCTGCGGGGCTTCTTCTTCGGCTCCGGCACCACGACGCCGGCACGGGTGAAGATCCTGGCCACAGTCGCCCTGGAGGGCGGTTGGAAGCCCTGTCGGCGCAACTTGGCGATCACTGAGAGCGGGCCGGCATCAAAGCCGGCCTTCTCCAACTCCTCGCGGGTTCCCAGCAGCAGATCGACCATGGAAGCGGGAGTGGTTTTCGGATGCCGCAACGCGATCGGAGGCCTCTTCTCCAACGCCTTGACCGGGCCGAGCGCTTGGGCTGCCGCCCGGACCTGGTAGAACCAGGCCCGGGAGACATTATGTTGTTTACAAAACGCGCTCACGGCACCGCGAGGAGCATCGGAAGGCCATGTAGCAACGAGATGACGGACTTTGATTGATGGTTGTGTTTTATGCACAATCCACAAGCAAAACCGACCAACTGTCTACAAGGCGATGAGACAGAGTGTCTACGAAGGTCCGAGACAAAACTGTCCAATAAGGTATGCGAGATCACAGAACCAAAAACAGTGAAAATCGACGAAATCGGTCCAACTGCTGCAACATAGTCGCCGGGTGCGCGGGGTGCGCGGGGTGCGCGGGTGAGCGGGGTGCGCGGGTGCGCGGCTAGCCGAAATGCTTCGGCAGGGTCCCTTCGTGTGCCGCGCCGAGCTCGTCGAGCGTCGCCGTGAACAGGCCCTGCACGTCGAGGGCTCCGCCGGCGGCGTCCACGACGCCGATCCGGGAGACCGGGAAGCGGCGGGCCGTGCACATGTCGTTGAAGCGGACCTCTTCGCTGCGCGGGACGGACACGATGGCCCGGCCCTGCGTCTCGGAGAACAGCAGCGTGAAGAGGTCCACGCCGTCGCGGGCGGCAACCTCGTCCAGGGCAACCCGGGCGCCGGTGTTGAAGCGCAGCGCCGACTCCACCAGGGCTGCCGCGAGGCCGCCCTCGGAGAGGTCGTGGGCGGAGTCGATCATGCCGTCGCGGGAGGCGTTGATGAGGATCTCGCCCAGCTCGCGCTCCAGTGCAAGGTCGGCCTTGGGTGGCAGGCCGCCCAGGTGGCCCCGGAGGTTGGCCCACTCGGAGCCGTCCAGTTCGGCGGCCGTGGTGCCCAGCAGGTAGATGGCCTGCCCGTCCTCGGCCCAGCCCGACGGCGTGCGCCGGGCGACGTCGTCGAACTTGCCCAGGACCGCCACCACGGGGGTGGGGTGGATGGGCGTGGAGCCGGTCTGGTTGTACAGGGAGACGTTGCCGCCGGTGACCGGGATGCCCAGTTCCATGCAGGCGTCGGAGAGGCCGCGGATGGCCTCGGCCAGCTGCCACATGACGTTTGGGTCCTCGGGGGAGCCAAAGTTCAGGCAGTCGGAGACGGCCATGGGAATGGCGCCGGAGGTGGCGACGTTGCGGTAGGCCTCGGCCAGGGCCAGCTGGGCGCCGTGGTACGGGTCCAGGAAGGTGTAGCGGCCGTTGGCGTCGGTGGCCAGGGCCACACCCAGGCCGCTTTCCTCGTCCACACGGATCACGCCGGCGTCGTCCGGGAACGCCATGGCCGTGTTGCCGCCGACGTAGCGGTCGTACTGGTTGGTGATCCAGTCCTTGGAGCACATGTTGGGGGAGGCGATGAGCTCCAGCACGGCGGCCTTCAGCTCCTCGGCGGTGGCCGGCCGTCCGGCGTCCTGCACGGAACCGGTGAACGTGTCGGCCTGCAGGGCGTCCTGCCACTCGGGCCGGGCGTACGGGCGGTCGTAGACGGGGCCGTCGTGCGCCACGGTGCGCGGGTCGACGTCGACAATGACTTCGCCCTCCCACTTGATGATCAGGCGGCCGGTGTCCGTGACCTCGCCCAGCCAGGAGTACTCCACGGCCCACTTGTCCATGACGGACTCAAACGCGGCCACGTTCTCCGGGGAGACCACGGCCATCATGCGTTCCTGCGACTCGGACATGAGGATCTCGCCCGGCGTCAGGGTGGGGTCGCGCAGCAGCACGGACGTCAGCTCAACCTCCATGCCGCCGTCGCCGTTGGAGGCCAGCTCACTGGTGGCGCAGGAGATGCCCGCGGCGCCCAGGTCCTGGATGCCCTCCACCAGGGAGCCCTTGAACAGTTCCAGGCAGCACTCGATCAGCACCTTCTCGGCGAAGGGGTCGCCCACCTGGACGGCGGGGCGCTTGGACGGCTTGGTGGAATCAAAGGACTCGGAGGCGAGCACGGAGGCGCCGCCAATGCCGTCGCCGCCGGTGCGGGCGCCGAACAGGACCACCTTGTTGCCCAGGCCGGAGGCATTGGCCAGGCGGATGTCCTCGTGGCGCATAACGCCCACGGCCAGCGCGTTGACCAGCGGGTTGCCCTGGTAGATCGGGTCAAAGACCATCTCCCCGCCGATGTTCGGCAGGCCCAGCGAGTTGCCGTAGCCGCCGATTCCGGCCACGGCGCCGTGCATGACGCGGGCCGTGTCCGGGTGGTCGATGGCGCCGAAGCGCAGCGGGTCCATGACGGCCACGGGGCGGGCGCCCATGGAGATGATGTCCCGGACAATGCCGCCAATGCCGGTCGCGGCACCCTGGTAGGGCTCCACGAACGACGGCGAGTTGTGGCTTTCGATCTTGAACGTCACCGCCCAGCCGTCCCCAAGGTTGGTGACGCCGGCGTTTTCGCCGATGCCCACCAGCATGTCCTTCTTCATTTCCTCGGTGACCTTCTCGCCAAACTGGCGAAGGTGGTTCTTGGAGGACTTGTAGGAGCAGTGCTCGCTCCACATGACCGAGTACATGGCGAGCTCGGCGCCGGTGGGGCGGCGCCCCAAAACCTTGACGACGTCGTCGTACTCGTTTTGCTTCAGGCCCAGCTCGGCCCAGGGCAGCTCGACGTCGGGGGTCACGGCGGCGTTTTCAACGGTGTCGATGTTAAACTTCTTCGTCGGCTCGCTGATCGAGCCTGTCGAGATCTCGCCCATTTATTTGCCTCCCAGAAGCGTGTTCAAGACTGAGGTGAAGAAGCCCCGGCCGTCCGTGCCCGTGTGGCCGGGGCCGTAGCCGGCCTCCACCGCGTGCTCCGGGTGCGGCATGAGGCCCACCACGCTGCCGGCGGCGTTGGCGATGCCGGCGATGTCGCGGCGGGAGCCGTTCGGGTTGCCGCCCACGTAGCGGAACGCGACGCGGCCCTCGGCCTCCAGTGCGTCCAGGGTCTTCTCGTCCGCGATGTACTGGCCGTCCTGGTTCTTCAGCGGGACGGTGATCTCCTGGCCGGCCGCGTAGGCGTTGGTCCAGGCGGTCGAGTTGTTTTCCACGCGCAGGACCTGGTCGCGGCACAGGAACTTCAGGTGGTCGTTCTTGATCATGGAGCCCGGGAGCAGGTGCGCCTCGGTCAGGATCTGGAAGCCGTTGCAGATGCCCAGCACGGGCAGGGGATTCGAGGATGCCCCGCCGGTTGCCGCCTTGACGATTTCACCCATGAGGGGGGCAAAGCGGGAAATGGCGCCGGCGCGCAGGTAATCGCCGTAGGAGAATCCGCCGGGGATGATCACGGCGTCCACGCCGCCCAGGCTGGAATCGCCATGCCAGAGTTCGACGGCGGTGGCGCCGGACACGCGCACGGCACGGGCCGCGTCGCGGTCGTCGAGCGTGCCGGGGAACGTGACGACGCCAATGCGGGCGCCGTTCAGGGGGGCGTCGGCAGGGCCCGCCGGGTAGGCGCCGATCAGGGGGGTTTCAGTCATGGCAGGTCCGCCACAACTTCCACGTTGACCACGTCTTCGATGACCGGGTTGGAGAGCATGGTTTCCGCCGCCTCGCGGGCCTGGGAGAGGATTTCATCGGTGACGTCGCCGTCAACGGTCAATTCAAAACGCTTGCCTTGGCGGACAGCGGAGAAAGCGGTGAAACCCAGACGCGGAAGGGCGCCAACAATGGCCTTTCCCTGCGGGTCGAGGATTTCGGGCTTGAGCATGACATCGACAACGATCCGGGGCATCCGTTGGACTCCTGTTGAGAAGGGGGGTGGCCACGGATTGCCGTCTTACGCCGTTCTTTGGCCAGGCCAGGGGCCTGAACGATCTAGCGCTCCGCGAGCTTGCGCTCCCATTCTACCGAGTGTTTGCGAACTCCCAGAATTGGTGTGGCGCAGCTCGCAGCCGCTGTTCGGCGGCCGCCTCCGCGGCGTGGGCGAAACATTGCGGCGGGTTTCGGCCGGCGACTGTCCATGTGATCCATCACATAGTACGGTGGTACCACGTCCCACCTCCCAGAACCTTGGGACTGGGCGGGATGAGTTGCCTCCAATTCTTTGCGGCCGATGAGGGCCGCCTGAAAGGATCACATGAAGTCCACCGACAAATTGCGCCGATGGAAGGGCGTGCCGCGGATGGCCGCCGCCTGCGCGCTGAGCGCGGGCCTGCTCGCCAGCATGGTTTCCCCGGCCCTTGCCGCCGTCCCATCCGCCCCGGATGCCGCTCCGCCGGCCCCAAGCTACACGGAACAGGTGCTGGCCAGCAACGGGGACAATGCCATTGACCCCGTCCTGGGCAAGTACTACCGCATTCCGGCCCTTGCCGACCTGGGCAACGGCGTCCTGCTGGCAGCCT
This genomic stretch from Arthrobacter dokdonellae harbors:
- the purQ gene encoding phosphoribosylformylglycinamidine synthase subunit PurQ, producing MTETPLIGAYPAGPADAPLNGARIGVVTFPGTLDDRDAARAVRVSGATAVELWHGDSSLGGVDAVIIPGGFSYGDYLRAGAISRFAPLMGEIVKAATGGASSNPLPVLGICNGFQILTEAHLLPGSMIKNDHLKFLCRDQVLRVENNSTAWTNAYAAGQEITVPLKNQDGQYIADEKTLDALEAEGRVAFRYVGGNPNGSRRDIAGIANAAGSVVGLMPHPEHAVEAGYGPGHTGTDGRGFFTSVLNTLLGGK
- the purS gene encoding phosphoribosylformylglycinamidine synthase subunit PurS — its product is MPRIVVDVMLKPEILDPQGKAIVGALPRLGFTAFSAVRQGKRFELTVDGDVTDEILSQAREAAETMLSNPVIEDVVNVEVVADLP
- the purL gene encoding phosphoribosylformylglycinamidine synthase subunit PurL translates to MGEISTGSISEPTKKFNIDTVENAAVTPDVELPWAELGLKQNEYDDVVKVLGRRPTGAELAMYSVMWSEHCSYKSSKNHLRQFGEKVTEEMKKDMLVGIGENAGVTNLGDGWAVTFKIESHNSPSFVEPYQGAATGIGGIVRDIISMGARPVAVMDPLRFGAIDHPDTARVMHGAVAGIGGYGNSLGLPNIGGEMVFDPIYQGNPLVNALAVGVMRHEDIRLANASGLGNKVVLFGARTGGDGIGGASVLASESFDSTKPSKRPAVQVGDPFAEKVLIECCLELFKGSLVEGIQDLGAAGISCATSELASNGDGGMEVELTSVLLRDPTLTPGEILMSESQERMMAVVSPENVAAFESVMDKWAVEYSWLGEVTDTGRLIIKWEGEVIVDVDPRTVAHDGPVYDRPYARPEWQDALQADTFTGSVQDAGRPATAEELKAAVLELIASPNMCSKDWITNQYDRYVGGNTAMAFPDDAGVIRVDEESGLGVALATDANGRYTFLDPYHGAQLALAEAYRNVATSGAIPMAVSDCLNFGSPEDPNVMWQLAEAIRGLSDACMELGIPVTGGNVSLYNQTGSTPIHPTPVVAVLGKFDDVARRTPSGWAEDGQAIYLLGTTAAELDGSEWANLRGHLGGLPPKADLALERELGEILINASRDGMIDSAHDLSEGGLAAALVESALRFNTGARVALDEVAARDGVDLFTLLFSETQGRAIVSVPRSEEVRFNDMCTARRFPVSRIGVVDAAGGALDVQGLFTATLDELGAAHEGTLPKHFG